From Nitrospiria bacterium:
ATGGGGGTGAACCCCCTTGGAAAGATAAAAAGGAATCATCTGTCGGAAATGGCTCCCATTCACTTTATGTCCTTGATGAGCCAACCATTGGTTTGCATATGGCAGATGTTGAAAAACTAATTCGGGTCTTACACCGTTTGGTTTCTGCTGGAAATACAGTTCTGATTATTGAGCACAATTTGGATATTATTGCTGAAGCCGATTGGGTGATTGATCTCGGTCCAGAAGGAGGAAATGGGGGTGGGGAAATTGTGGGACAAGGGTCCCCTGAGGATTTGGCAAAAAACAGAAAAAAATCCCATACGGCTAAAATCCTTTCCACTTTTTTAAAGGAGAGAGGATCAAAAAAGAAAAATCCTTAGTGGCCAGAAAGCAGAAAATGAAATGAAGAGATTTTTCGAATACCCCTTGAACAGGTAAATTCCCTATGAATAAAAATTTTCGTGATAAATCTGCTCTTCTGAAAATCCCTTACCTAATAGAATTTTGCTGCTGTCATTGATCAGGCCTTGGCCACCGCAAAGATAGGCCTCATGGGTTTTGGCCATAACCTCCTTGATTTCTTTTTCAATCAGTTGTGTGACACGGCCCACAAAACCATCCCATCGGTTAGGAAAAGGTTGTGAAAGACATAATGTGTATTTGAATTGGGGAAGGGCTTTTGCAATTTTTTCTAATTCCTCCTGGTAAAAGATATCGTTCGCGTGGCGTAAACCGAAATACAATTGTATTTTCTGTTTTGCCTTGGCATCCACTAAATGGCGCAGCATGGCCATAATGGGGGAGATTCCGGTTCCGTTCGCAATAAAAATAATGGCCCGATGGGAGGACTGATTCAAAATAAACTCCCCGTAGGGGCCATCGAACTGAACCCGGTTTCCAGGCTCGAGGCGGTGTATGTAATTGGAGCCTAACCCCCCGCTGGTGGCGCGAACACAAAGGGTCACACGGTGGCGATCTTCCGGAGAGGAGGAAATGCTGTAGGATCGGCGAATGTGTTCGTGATCTTTAATGG
This genomic window contains:
- a CDS encoding 2Fe-2S iron-sulfur cluster binding domain-containing protein — protein: MPRVLFKKTGDTFTCEEGKYLLDLCEEHNCPIRFSCRAGACGACVIDVSVTPEGLNPMTAREKRTLETIGADLSKHRLACINRVLNDLEVGDATTTTSERARATGIRTGFEAEVVHTRHLTDIVREVTLKLIHPAIISFLPGQYLSFTIKDHEHIRRSYSISSSPEDRHRVTLCVRATSGGLGSNYIHRLEPGNRVQFDGPYGEFILNQSSHRAIIFIANGTGISPIMAMLRHLVDAKAKQKIQLYFGLRHANDIFYQEELEKIAKALPQFKYTLCLSQPFPNRWDGFVGRVTQLIEKEIKEVMAKTHEAYLCGGQGLINDSSKILLGKGFSEEQIYHENFYS